The following proteins come from a genomic window of Populus nigra chromosome 6, ddPopNigr1.1, whole genome shotgun sequence:
- the LOC133697221 gene encoding leucoanthocyanidin reductase-like, with protein MTVSAASPPIKSRVLIAGATGFIGQFVAEASLDSDRPTYVLVRPGVATCPSKAEVLRSLHDKGAIILQGLISDRKYMEKILKVHEIDVVISAVGGGNVLDQLALVEAIKAVGTIKRFLPSEFGHDVVRADPVEPGLQMYKEKREIRRLVEEYGIPYTYICCNSIASWPYYDNKHPAHALPPLEHFKIYGDGTVKAYFVAGTDIGKFTMKTVDDVRTINKSVHFRPSNNFYNMNELASLWEKKIGRTLPRVTVTEHDLLAIAAENIIPESVVASFTHDIFIKGCQFNFSINGLDDVEVGTLYPDEPFRTLDECFNDFALKLKDSNKDVGSNGNATPNHVIESLAISEPRVCLCDEKISLFAGI; from the exons ATGACTGTTTCAGCAGCTTCCCCTCCAATCAAGAGTCGAGTCCTCATTGCCGGAGCAACCGGTTTTATCGGTCAATTCGTGGCCGAAGCCAGCTTAGACTCCGATCGACCAACCTATGTTCTTGTCCGGCCAGGTGTTGCTACATGCCCTTCCAAGGCCGAAGTTCTCAGATCTCTTCATGACAAAGGAGCCATCATCTTGCAG GGGCTGATTAGTGACAGGAAATACATGGAGAAAATACTTAAAGTTCACGAGATTGATGTTGTAATATCAGCAGTAGGAGGGGGGAATGTACTGGACCAACTTGCCCTGGTAGAAGCTATCAAGGCCGTCGGCACCATCAAg AGATTTTTGCCATCAGAATTTGGGCATGATGTGGTGAGGGCTGATCCAGTGGAGCCAGGGCTGCAAATGTACAAAGAGAAACGTGAAATTAGACGGTTGGTCGAGGAGTATGGCATTCCCTACACCTATATCTGTTGCAATTCAATTGCTTCTTGGCCTTACTATGATAACAAACACCCTGCTCATGCTCTGCCTCCTTTGGAACACTTCAAGATCTACGGAGATGGTACCGTTAAAG CTTACTTTGTTGCTGGCACTGATATTGGGAAATTTACAATGAAAACTGTGGATGATGTGAGAACTATCAACAAGTCAGTCCATTTTCGACCTTCCAACAATTTCTATAACATGAATGAGCTTGCTTCTTTGTGGGAAAAGAAAATTGGAAGAACCCTCCCTCGAGTTACAGTCACTGAACATGACCTCCTTGCTATTGCTGCAG AGAATATCATACCAGAAAGTGTAGTTGCATCATTCACACACGATATATTCATCAAGGGTTGtcagtttaatttttcaatcaatgGCCTTGATGATGTTGAAGTGGGCACTCTATATCCCGATGAACCTTTCCGTACCTTGGATGAATGTTTCAATGATTTTGCTCTCAAATTGAAGGACAGTAATAAGGATGTAGGCAGCAATGGAAATGCTACTCCAAATCATGTGATTGAATCGCTGGCTATATCAGAACCTCGTGTTTGTTTGTGTGACGAAAAGATCAGTCTTTTTGCTGGAATATAG
- the LOC133697601 gene encoding SUPPRESSOR OF GAMMA RESPONSE 1-like isoform X3, with amino-acid sequence MAGPWLVDGNRFATKIKSASGASNLERVEWKSDPCKTCPNCHHVIDNSDVVQEWPGLPRGVKFDPSDQEVIWHLLAKVSDGGIKPHPFIKEFIPTVDNDDGICYTHPQNLPGVKQDGSISHFFHRAIKAYNTGTRKRRKIQGDNFGDVRWHKTGRTKPVILDGIQKGCKKIMVLYTSTVRGGKAEKTNWVMHQYHLGTGEDERDGEYVVSKIFYQQQQANKGEKPEEDLSEIVDDVVAKVDPVTPKSVTPDPPRAERRRQDFEMGQESTNICTDPCAQQPGIECLEEEVNLLHENPSYVDQLETENNVNHMVGDNDNCAGEERKWWDSESQQLLDSQQLVEGLSLCAEFLQSQSPDRGGHGTEANGKTGLSDYALLGPEYLKKDLVECQNLELDQANIELDTPPEFRLSQLDSFTAWG; translated from the exons ATGGCCGG GCCATGGCTGGTGGATGGTAATAGATTTGCTACAAAAATCAAGAGTGCATCAGGTGCAAGTAATCTTGAAAGAGTTGAATGGAAGAGTGATCCTTGCAAGACGTGTCCTAATTGTCATCACGTTATTGACAACAGTGAT GTTGTTCAAGAGTGGCCTGGATTACCCAGAGGGGTGAAATTTGATCCATCCGATCAAGAAGTTATTTGGCATTTACTTGCAAAAGTTAGTGATGGTGGCATAAAACCTCatccttttataaaagaattcaTCCCAACTGTTGATAATGATGATGGAATCTGCTATACCCATCCTCAGAATCTTCCAG gtgtTAAGCAAGATGGCAGTATATCCCACTTCTTTCATAGAGCAATCAAAGCATACAATACTGGGACTCGAAAGCGTCGAAAGATTCAAGGTGATAATTTTGGTGATGTCCGCTGGCACAAGACTGGCAGGACCAAACCAGTGATCTTGGATGGCATTCAGAAAGGGTGTAAAAAGATTATGGTTCTTTACACGAGTACTGTCAGAGGAGGCAAAGCTGAGAAAACTAATTGGGTGATGCATCAATATCACCTTGGAACAGGTGAGGATGAGAGGGATGGGGAGTATGTAgtttccaaaatattttatcagcAACAACAAGCGAACAAGGGAGAAAAACCTGAAGAAGATTTATCTGAAATTGTTGATGACGTGGTTGCAAAAGTAGATCCAGTCACTCCCAAGTCTGTAACTCCTGACCCTCCTCGTGCTGAAAGGCGACGTCAAGATTTTGAGATGGGACAAGAATCTACTAACATATGCACAGATCCCTGTGCTCAG CAACCTGGGATTGAATGTTTAGAAGAAGAGGTTAATCTTCTACATGAAAACCCCAGTTACGTTGACCAactagagacagaaaataatgTTAATCACATGGTGGGTGATAATGATAATTGTGCTGGGGAAGAACGAAAATGGTGGGACAGCGAGTCACAACAGTTGTTGGATTCACAACAACTTGTGGAAGGGCTATCTTTGTGCGCTGAGTTTCTTCAGAGCCAATCTCCAGATAGGGGTGGACATGGGACTGAAGCAAATGGCAAAACCGGTCTTTCTGATTATGCCCTGTTAGGGCCAGAGTATTTAAAGAAAGATCTAGTGGAGTGCCAGAATCTGGAACTTGATCAAGCAAACATAGAACTTGATACGCCTCCAGAATTCAGACTAAGCCAGCTT GATAGCTTTACTGCGTGGGGTTGA
- the LOC133697601 gene encoding SUPPRESSOR OF GAMMA RESPONSE 1-like isoform X2 has product MAGPWLVDGNRFATKIKSASGASNLERVEWKSDPCKTCPNCHHVIDNSDVVQEWPGLPRGVKFDPSDQEVIWHLLAKVSDGGIKPHPFIKEFIPTVDNDDGICYTHPQNLPGVKQDGSISHFFHRAIKAYNTGTRKRRKIQGDNFGDVRWHKTGRTKPVILDGIQKGCKKIMVLYTSTVRGGKAEKTNWVMHQYHLGTGEDERDGEYVVSKIFYQQQQANKGEKPEEDLSEIVDDVVAKVDPVTPKSVTPDPPRAERRRQDFEMGQESTNICTDPCAQQPGIECLEEEVNLLHENPSYVDQLETENNVNHMVGDNDNCAGEERKWWDSESQQLLDSQQLVEGLSLCAEFLQSQSPDRGGHGTEANGKTGLSDYALLGPEYLKKDLVECQNLELDQANIELDTPPEFRLSQLEFGSQDSFTAWG; this is encoded by the exons ATGGCCGG GCCATGGCTGGTGGATGGTAATAGATTTGCTACAAAAATCAAGAGTGCATCAGGTGCAAGTAATCTTGAAAGAGTTGAATGGAAGAGTGATCCTTGCAAGACGTGTCCTAATTGTCATCACGTTATTGACAACAGTGAT GTTGTTCAAGAGTGGCCTGGATTACCCAGAGGGGTGAAATTTGATCCATCCGATCAAGAAGTTATTTGGCATTTACTTGCAAAAGTTAGTGATGGTGGCATAAAACCTCatccttttataaaagaattcaTCCCAACTGTTGATAATGATGATGGAATCTGCTATACCCATCCTCAGAATCTTCCAG gtgtTAAGCAAGATGGCAGTATATCCCACTTCTTTCATAGAGCAATCAAAGCATACAATACTGGGACTCGAAAGCGTCGAAAGATTCAAGGTGATAATTTTGGTGATGTCCGCTGGCACAAGACTGGCAGGACCAAACCAGTGATCTTGGATGGCATTCAGAAAGGGTGTAAAAAGATTATGGTTCTTTACACGAGTACTGTCAGAGGAGGCAAAGCTGAGAAAACTAATTGGGTGATGCATCAATATCACCTTGGAACAGGTGAGGATGAGAGGGATGGGGAGTATGTAgtttccaaaatattttatcagcAACAACAAGCGAACAAGGGAGAAAAACCTGAAGAAGATTTATCTGAAATTGTTGATGACGTGGTTGCAAAAGTAGATCCAGTCACTCCCAAGTCTGTAACTCCTGACCCTCCTCGTGCTGAAAGGCGACGTCAAGATTTTGAGATGGGACAAGAATCTACTAACATATGCACAGATCCCTGTGCTCAG CAACCTGGGATTGAATGTTTAGAAGAAGAGGTTAATCTTCTACATGAAAACCCCAGTTACGTTGACCAactagagacagaaaataatgTTAATCACATGGTGGGTGATAATGATAATTGTGCTGGGGAAGAACGAAAATGGTGGGACAGCGAGTCACAACAGTTGTTGGATTCACAACAACTTGTGGAAGGGCTATCTTTGTGCGCTGAGTTTCTTCAGAGCCAATCTCCAGATAGGGGTGGACATGGGACTGAAGCAAATGGCAAAACCGGTCTTTCTGATTATGCCCTGTTAGGGCCAGAGTATTTAAAGAAAGATCTAGTGGAGTGCCAGAATCTGGAACTTGATCAAGCAAACATAGAACTTGATACGCCTCCAGAATTCAGACTAAGCCAGCTT GAATTTGGATCACAGGATAGCTTTACTGCGTGGGGTTGA
- the LOC133695687 gene encoding small polypeptide DEVIL 4-like, which translates to MKINSASMGSSKRRISSKGLGAVLREQRARLYIIRRCVVMLVCWHD; encoded by the coding sequence ATGAAGATTAATAGTGCTAGCATGGGAAGCTCGAAGAGAAGGATATCAAGCAAAGGACTAGGTGCTGTCCTTAGAGAACAAAGGGCTAGGCTTTACATAATAAGGAGATGTGTGGTCATGTTAGTATGCTGGCATGATTAA
- the LOC133697885 gene encoding probable galacturonosyltransferase-like 3, with the protein MSLLSIFLFLNAVVFSVHGLPSAELPAFREAPAFRNGRECPKTTWLSSLNNHHDPSIIHIAMTLDATYLRGSVAGVLSVLQHAACPENVVFHFIATHRRADLRRTITSTFPYQTFHLYHFNTDLVKGKISSSIRRALDQPLNYARIYLADLLPMSVRRIIYFDSDLILVDDVAKLWNINLGAHVLGAPEYCHANFTNYFNSRFWSNSACAASLRGRRACYFNTGVMVIDLGKWREGKYTERLEYWMKVQKKYRIYELGSLPPFLLVFAGDVEGVEHRWNQHGLGGDNLEGLCRDLHPGPVSLLHWSGKGKPWLRLDSKRPCPLDYLWAPYDLYRHSTLFCDS; encoded by the coding sequence ATGTCACTCCTCTCCATCTTTCTCTTCCTAAACGCCGTCGTCTTTTCCGTACACGGCTTACCAAGCGCAGAACTCCCCGCTTTTAGAGAAGCACCAGCATTTCGAAACGGCAGAGAATGTCCCAAAACGACGTGGCTTTCATCACTCAACAACCACCACGATCCTTCCATTATTCACATTGCAATGACACTCGATGCCACCTATCTCCGCGGCTCAGTCGCTGGAGTCCTATCGGTCCTCCAACACGCCGCCTGTCCTGAAAATGTAGTCTTCCACTTCATCGCCACTCACCGTCGTGCAGACCTCCGACGCACAATCACCTCCACATTCCCTTACCAAACCTTCCACCTCTACCACTTCAACACTGACCTAGTCAAAGGTAAAATCTCCTCCTCCATTCGCCGGGCCCTCGATCAACCGTTGAATTACGCGCGTATCTACCTCGCAGATCTTTTACCGATGTCCGTGCGGAGAATCATTTACTTCGATTCTGATTTAATCTTGGTTGATGACGTGGCAAAGTTATGGAACATCAATTTAGGTGCACACGTACTTGGTGCACCAGAATACTGCCACGCGAATTTTacgaattattttaattctcgATTTTGGTCCAATTCAGCGTGTGCGGCGTCGTTGAGAGGGAGGAGAGCGTGCTATTTCAACACGGGGGTGATGGTGATAGATTTAGGGAAATGGAGAGAAGGGAAATACACGGAAAGATTAGAGTACTGGATGAAAGTACAGAAGAAGTATAGGATTTACGAGCTGGGTTCGTTGCCTCCTTTTCTGCTTGTTTTTGCTGGTGACGTGGAGGGTGTTGAGCATAGATGGAATCAACACGGGCTAGGCGGTGATAATCTTGAAGGGTTGTGTAGGGATTTGCATCCTGGCCCGGTTAGTTTGTTACATTGGAGTGGTAAGGGCAAGCCGTGGCTTAGGCTGGACTCTAAAAGACCGTGTCCATTGGATTATTTATGGGCCCCTTATGATCTTTATCGTCATTCAACATTGTTTTGTGATAGCTAG